One segment of Primulina tabacum isolate GXHZ01 chromosome 6, ASM2559414v2, whole genome shotgun sequence DNA contains the following:
- the LOC142548853 gene encoding 3-oxoacyl-[acyl-carrier-protein] synthase, mitochondrial isoform X5 has protein sequence MPWVVHHPFQVFKVMALSRQNCNKLVGSVTQFRRLFSSSPFDPPPLLPLRRVVITGLGMVTPLGCGVETTWKRLIEGECGIKAITIEDIKMNGFDRETQLHTFDQLASKIAAIVPCGTNSDEFNEEMWLNSKDHRSIARFIGYALCAADEALRDANWMPSEQDEKERTGVSIGAGTGSVSDILDASRMICDKHLRRLSPFFIPRILINMAAGHVSIKYGFQGPNHAAVTACATGAHSIGDAARMIQFGDVDVMVAGGTESSIDALSIAGFCRSRALSTKYNTSPEEASRPFDCARDGFVIGEGSGILVLEDLEHAKKRGAKVYAEVRGYGMSGDAHHITQPHGEGRGAFLAMSRALKQSGLTPNQVDYINAHATSTPLGDAVEAKAILSLFCNHAASGALALSSTKGATGHLLGAAGAVEALFSILSIHHGIAPLTLNLTKPDPMFIGDFMPLTASKKMNIKAALSNSFGFGGTNSSLLFASLE, from the exons ATGCCATGGGTTGTGCATCATCCGTTCCAA GTCTTTAAAGTAATGGCGTTGTCCCGACAGAACTGTAATAAACTTGTGGGTTCAGTCACGCAGTTCCGTCGCCTTTTCTCTTCCAGTCCCTTTGACCCACCTCCTCTTTTACCACTGCGTAGAGTTGTTATTACAG GTTTAGGAATGGTTACACCTTTGGGTTGTGGTGTGGAAACTACTTGGAAGCGATTAATAGAAGGAGAATGTGGAATTAAGGCAATAACAATTGAAGATATAAAGATGAATGGCTTTGACAGAGAGACACAATTGCATACCTTTGATCAATTGGCTTCCAAAATTGCTGCGATTGTACCATGTGGAACCAACTCAGATGAATTCAATGAAGAGATGTGGCTTAACTCTAAG GACCATAGATCGATTGCAAGGTTTATAGGGTATGCATTATGTGCAGCTGACGAGGCTCTTAGAGATGCAAATTGGATGCCGAGTGAGCAGGATGAGAAAGAAAGAACG GGTGTTTCCATAGGTGCTGGAACTGGCAGCGTCAGTGATATTTTGGATGCTTCAAGAATGATCTGTGATAAG CACCTCCGGCGACTCAGTCCATTTTTTATCCCGAGGATACTAATCAATATGGCTGCTGGTCATGTGAGCATAAAATATGGATTCCAG GGACCAAACCATGCTGCAGTGACAGCTTGTGCTACTGGGGCACATTCTATTGGAGATGCTGCAAGGATGATTCAATTTGGAGATGTTGATGTCATGGTTGCTGGGGGAACAGAATCTAGCATCGATGCTTTGTCGATAGCAGGATTCTGCAG GTCAAGGGCATTATCGACCAAGTACAATACTTCTCCTGAAGAAGCCTCGAGGCCTTTTGATTGTGCTCGTGATGGATTTGT TATAGGAGAAGGTTCTGGCATCCTGGTTTTGGAG GACCTGGAGCATGCGAAGAAGCGAGGAGCTAAAGTATATGCTGAAGTACGTGGTTATGGGATGTCAG GTGATGCACATCACATTACACAACCTCATGGGGAAGGCAGAGGTGCTTTTTTGGCCATGTCCCGTGCTTTGAAGCAG TCTGGCTTGACCCCTAACCAAGTGGACTACATCAATGCACATGCTACATCCACTCCTCTGG GTGACGCAGTGGAAGCCAAAGCCATCCTGTCCTTGTTTTGCAACCATGCGGCATCAGGTGCCTTGGCTTTGTCCTCCACCAAG GGTGCTACTGGACATCTCCTAGGAGCAGCTGGAGCTGTTGAAGCATTATTCTCAATATTATCCATACACCAT GGTATCGCTCCCTTGACACTTAATCTCACCAAACCTGATCCCATGTTTATTGGTGATTTTATGCCTTTGACTGCTTCAAAGAAGATGAACATAAAAGCTGCTCTGTCAAACTCCTTTGGCTTTGGTGGAACAAATTCCTCCCTTTTATTTGCTTCACTAGAATAG
- the LOC142548853 gene encoding 3-oxoacyl-[acyl-carrier-protein] synthase, mitochondrial isoform X1, producing the protein MTYNNYKHLCFYTKVFCQWKPHDNQRLEHSSICYVIEVFKVMALSRQNCNKLVGSVTQFRRLFSSSPFDPPPLLPLRRVVITGLGMVTPLGCGVETTWKRLIEGECGIKAITIEDIKMNGFDRETQLHTFDQLASKIAAIVPCGTNSDEFNEEMWLNSKDHRSIARFIGYALCAADEALRDANWMPSEQDEKERTGVSIGAGTGSVSDILDASRMICDKHLRRLSPFFIPRILINMAAGHVSIKYGFQGPNHAAVTACATGAHSIGDAARMIQFGDVDVMVAGGTESSIDALSIAGFCRSRALSTKYNTSPEEASRPFDCARDGFVIGEGSGILVLEDLEHAKKRGAKVYAEVRGYGMSGDAHHITQPHGEGRGAFLAMSRALKQSGLTPNQVDYINAHATSTPLGDAVEAKAILSLFCNHAASGALALSSTKGATGHLLGAAGAVEALFSILSIHHGIAPLTLNLTKPDPMFIGDFMPLTASKKMNIKAALSNSFGFGGTNSSLLFASLE; encoded by the exons aTGACATACAATAATTATAAACATTTATGTTTCTATACAAAAGTATTTTGTCAGTGGAAACCTCACGACAACCAAAGGTTAGAACATAGTTCAATTTGTTATGTGATTGAG GTCTTTAAAGTAATGGCGTTGTCCCGACAGAACTGTAATAAACTTGTGGGTTCAGTCACGCAGTTCCGTCGCCTTTTCTCTTCCAGTCCCTTTGACCCACCTCCTCTTTTACCACTGCGTAGAGTTGTTATTACAG GTTTAGGAATGGTTACACCTTTGGGTTGTGGTGTGGAAACTACTTGGAAGCGATTAATAGAAGGAGAATGTGGAATTAAGGCAATAACAATTGAAGATATAAAGATGAATGGCTTTGACAGAGAGACACAATTGCATACCTTTGATCAATTGGCTTCCAAAATTGCTGCGATTGTACCATGTGGAACCAACTCAGATGAATTCAATGAAGAGATGTGGCTTAACTCTAAG GACCATAGATCGATTGCAAGGTTTATAGGGTATGCATTATGTGCAGCTGACGAGGCTCTTAGAGATGCAAATTGGATGCCGAGTGAGCAGGATGAGAAAGAAAGAACG GGTGTTTCCATAGGTGCTGGAACTGGCAGCGTCAGTGATATTTTGGATGCTTCAAGAATGATCTGTGATAAG CACCTCCGGCGACTCAGTCCATTTTTTATCCCGAGGATACTAATCAATATGGCTGCTGGTCATGTGAGCATAAAATATGGATTCCAG GGACCAAACCATGCTGCAGTGACAGCTTGTGCTACTGGGGCACATTCTATTGGAGATGCTGCAAGGATGATTCAATTTGGAGATGTTGATGTCATGGTTGCTGGGGGAACAGAATCTAGCATCGATGCTTTGTCGATAGCAGGATTCTGCAG GTCAAGGGCATTATCGACCAAGTACAATACTTCTCCTGAAGAAGCCTCGAGGCCTTTTGATTGTGCTCGTGATGGATTTGT TATAGGAGAAGGTTCTGGCATCCTGGTTTTGGAG GACCTGGAGCATGCGAAGAAGCGAGGAGCTAAAGTATATGCTGAAGTACGTGGTTATGGGATGTCAG GTGATGCACATCACATTACACAACCTCATGGGGAAGGCAGAGGTGCTTTTTTGGCCATGTCCCGTGCTTTGAAGCAG TCTGGCTTGACCCCTAACCAAGTGGACTACATCAATGCACATGCTACATCCACTCCTCTGG GTGACGCAGTGGAAGCCAAAGCCATCCTGTCCTTGTTTTGCAACCATGCGGCATCAGGTGCCTTGGCTTTGTCCTCCACCAAG GGTGCTACTGGACATCTCCTAGGAGCAGCTGGAGCTGTTGAAGCATTATTCTCAATATTATCCATACACCAT GGTATCGCTCCCTTGACACTTAATCTCACCAAACCTGATCCCATGTTTATTGGTGATTTTATGCCTTTGACTGCTTCAAAGAAGATGAACATAAAAGCTGCTCTGTCAAACTCCTTTGGCTTTGGTGGAACAAATTCCTCCCTTTTATTTGCTTCACTAGAATAG
- the LOC142548853 gene encoding 3-oxoacyl-[acyl-carrier-protein] synthase, mitochondrial isoform X4, whose product MFLYKSILSVETSRQPKVFKVMALSRQNCNKLVGSVTQFRRLFSSSPFDPPPLLPLRRVVITGLGMVTPLGCGVETTWKRLIEGECGIKAITIEDIKMNGFDRETQLHTFDQLASKIAAIVPCGTNSDEFNEEMWLNSKDHRSIARFIGYALCAADEALRDANWMPSEQDEKERTGVSIGAGTGSVSDILDASRMICDKHLRRLSPFFIPRILINMAAGHVSIKYGFQGPNHAAVTACATGAHSIGDAARMIQFGDVDVMVAGGTESSIDALSIAGFCRSRALSTKYNTSPEEASRPFDCARDGFVIGEGSGILVLEDLEHAKKRGAKVYAEVRGYGMSGDAHHITQPHGEGRGAFLAMSRALKQSGLTPNQVDYINAHATSTPLGDAVEAKAILSLFCNHAASGALALSSTKGATGHLLGAAGAVEALFSILSIHHGIAPLTLNLTKPDPMFIGDFMPLTASKKMNIKAALSNSFGFGGTNSSLLFASLE is encoded by the exons ATGTTTCTATACAAAAGTATTTTGTCAGTGGAAACCTCACGACAACCAAAG GTCTTTAAAGTAATGGCGTTGTCCCGACAGAACTGTAATAAACTTGTGGGTTCAGTCACGCAGTTCCGTCGCCTTTTCTCTTCCAGTCCCTTTGACCCACCTCCTCTTTTACCACTGCGTAGAGTTGTTATTACAG GTTTAGGAATGGTTACACCTTTGGGTTGTGGTGTGGAAACTACTTGGAAGCGATTAATAGAAGGAGAATGTGGAATTAAGGCAATAACAATTGAAGATATAAAGATGAATGGCTTTGACAGAGAGACACAATTGCATACCTTTGATCAATTGGCTTCCAAAATTGCTGCGATTGTACCATGTGGAACCAACTCAGATGAATTCAATGAAGAGATGTGGCTTAACTCTAAG GACCATAGATCGATTGCAAGGTTTATAGGGTATGCATTATGTGCAGCTGACGAGGCTCTTAGAGATGCAAATTGGATGCCGAGTGAGCAGGATGAGAAAGAAAGAACG GGTGTTTCCATAGGTGCTGGAACTGGCAGCGTCAGTGATATTTTGGATGCTTCAAGAATGATCTGTGATAAG CACCTCCGGCGACTCAGTCCATTTTTTATCCCGAGGATACTAATCAATATGGCTGCTGGTCATGTGAGCATAAAATATGGATTCCAG GGACCAAACCATGCTGCAGTGACAGCTTGTGCTACTGGGGCACATTCTATTGGAGATGCTGCAAGGATGATTCAATTTGGAGATGTTGATGTCATGGTTGCTGGGGGAACAGAATCTAGCATCGATGCTTTGTCGATAGCAGGATTCTGCAG GTCAAGGGCATTATCGACCAAGTACAATACTTCTCCTGAAGAAGCCTCGAGGCCTTTTGATTGTGCTCGTGATGGATTTGT TATAGGAGAAGGTTCTGGCATCCTGGTTTTGGAG GACCTGGAGCATGCGAAGAAGCGAGGAGCTAAAGTATATGCTGAAGTACGTGGTTATGGGATGTCAG GTGATGCACATCACATTACACAACCTCATGGGGAAGGCAGAGGTGCTTTTTTGGCCATGTCCCGTGCTTTGAAGCAG TCTGGCTTGACCCCTAACCAAGTGGACTACATCAATGCACATGCTACATCCACTCCTCTGG GTGACGCAGTGGAAGCCAAAGCCATCCTGTCCTTGTTTTGCAACCATGCGGCATCAGGTGCCTTGGCTTTGTCCTCCACCAAG GGTGCTACTGGACATCTCCTAGGAGCAGCTGGAGCTGTTGAAGCATTATTCTCAATATTATCCATACACCAT GGTATCGCTCCCTTGACACTTAATCTCACCAAACCTGATCCCATGTTTATTGGTGATTTTATGCCTTTGACTGCTTCAAAGAAGATGAACATAAAAGCTGCTCTGTCAAACTCCTTTGGCTTTGGTGGAACAAATTCCTCCCTTTTATTTGCTTCACTAGAATAG
- the LOC142548853 gene encoding 3-oxoacyl-[acyl-carrier-protein] synthase, mitochondrial isoform X2, with the protein MGCASSVPDKNAGRLGRLNAENGGLHDANNLKVKVFKVMALSRQNCNKLVGSVTQFRRLFSSSPFDPPPLLPLRRVVITGLGMVTPLGCGVETTWKRLIEGECGIKAITIEDIKMNGFDRETQLHTFDQLASKIAAIVPCGTNSDEFNEEMWLNSKDHRSIARFIGYALCAADEALRDANWMPSEQDEKERTGVSIGAGTGSVSDILDASRMICDKHLRRLSPFFIPRILINMAAGHVSIKYGFQGPNHAAVTACATGAHSIGDAARMIQFGDVDVMVAGGTESSIDALSIAGFCRSRALSTKYNTSPEEASRPFDCARDGFVIGEGSGILVLEDLEHAKKRGAKVYAEVRGYGMSGDAHHITQPHGEGRGAFLAMSRALKQSGLTPNQVDYINAHATSTPLGDAVEAKAILSLFCNHAASGALALSSTKGATGHLLGAAGAVEALFSILSIHHGIAPLTLNLTKPDPMFIGDFMPLTASKKMNIKAALSNSFGFGGTNSSLLFASLE; encoded by the exons GTCTTTAAAGTAATGGCGTTGTCCCGACAGAACTGTAATAAACTTGTGGGTTCAGTCACGCAGTTCCGTCGCCTTTTCTCTTCCAGTCCCTTTGACCCACCTCCTCTTTTACCACTGCGTAGAGTTGTTATTACAG GTTTAGGAATGGTTACACCTTTGGGTTGTGGTGTGGAAACTACTTGGAAGCGATTAATAGAAGGAGAATGTGGAATTAAGGCAATAACAATTGAAGATATAAAGATGAATGGCTTTGACAGAGAGACACAATTGCATACCTTTGATCAATTGGCTTCCAAAATTGCTGCGATTGTACCATGTGGAACCAACTCAGATGAATTCAATGAAGAGATGTGGCTTAACTCTAAG GACCATAGATCGATTGCAAGGTTTATAGGGTATGCATTATGTGCAGCTGACGAGGCTCTTAGAGATGCAAATTGGATGCCGAGTGAGCAGGATGAGAAAGAAAGAACG GGTGTTTCCATAGGTGCTGGAACTGGCAGCGTCAGTGATATTTTGGATGCTTCAAGAATGATCTGTGATAAG CACCTCCGGCGACTCAGTCCATTTTTTATCCCGAGGATACTAATCAATATGGCTGCTGGTCATGTGAGCATAAAATATGGATTCCAG GGACCAAACCATGCTGCAGTGACAGCTTGTGCTACTGGGGCACATTCTATTGGAGATGCTGCAAGGATGATTCAATTTGGAGATGTTGATGTCATGGTTGCTGGGGGAACAGAATCTAGCATCGATGCTTTGTCGATAGCAGGATTCTGCAG GTCAAGGGCATTATCGACCAAGTACAATACTTCTCCTGAAGAAGCCTCGAGGCCTTTTGATTGTGCTCGTGATGGATTTGT TATAGGAGAAGGTTCTGGCATCCTGGTTTTGGAG GACCTGGAGCATGCGAAGAAGCGAGGAGCTAAAGTATATGCTGAAGTACGTGGTTATGGGATGTCAG GTGATGCACATCACATTACACAACCTCATGGGGAAGGCAGAGGTGCTTTTTTGGCCATGTCCCGTGCTTTGAAGCAG TCTGGCTTGACCCCTAACCAAGTGGACTACATCAATGCACATGCTACATCCACTCCTCTGG GTGACGCAGTGGAAGCCAAAGCCATCCTGTCCTTGTTTTGCAACCATGCGGCATCAGGTGCCTTGGCTTTGTCCTCCACCAAG GGTGCTACTGGACATCTCCTAGGAGCAGCTGGAGCTGTTGAAGCATTATTCTCAATATTATCCATACACCAT GGTATCGCTCCCTTGACACTTAATCTCACCAAACCTGATCCCATGTTTATTGGTGATTTTATGCCTTTGACTGCTTCAAAGAAGATGAACATAAAAGCTGCTCTGTCAAACTCCTTTGGCTTTGGTGGAACAAATTCCTCCCTTTTATTTGCTTCACTAGAATAG
- the LOC142548853 gene encoding 3-oxoacyl-[acyl-carrier-protein] synthase, mitochondrial isoform X6, giving the protein MALSRQNCNKLVGSVTQFRRLFSSSPFDPPPLLPLRRVVITGLGMVTPLGCGVETTWKRLIEGECGIKAITIEDIKMNGFDRETQLHTFDQLASKIAAIVPCGTNSDEFNEEMWLNSKDHRSIARFIGYALCAADEALRDANWMPSEQDEKERTGVSIGAGTGSVSDILDASRMICDKHLRRLSPFFIPRILINMAAGHVSIKYGFQGPNHAAVTACATGAHSIGDAARMIQFGDVDVMVAGGTESSIDALSIAGFCRSRALSTKYNTSPEEASRPFDCARDGFVIGEGSGILVLEDLEHAKKRGAKVYAEVRGYGMSGDAHHITQPHGEGRGAFLAMSRALKQSGLTPNQVDYINAHATSTPLGDAVEAKAILSLFCNHAASGALALSSTKGATGHLLGAAGAVEALFSILSIHHGIAPLTLNLTKPDPMFIGDFMPLTASKKMNIKAALSNSFGFGGTNSSLLFASLE; this is encoded by the exons ATGGCGTTGTCCCGACAGAACTGTAATAAACTTGTGGGTTCAGTCACGCAGTTCCGTCGCCTTTTCTCTTCCAGTCCCTTTGACCCACCTCCTCTTTTACCACTGCGTAGAGTTGTTATTACAG GTTTAGGAATGGTTACACCTTTGGGTTGTGGTGTGGAAACTACTTGGAAGCGATTAATAGAAGGAGAATGTGGAATTAAGGCAATAACAATTGAAGATATAAAGATGAATGGCTTTGACAGAGAGACACAATTGCATACCTTTGATCAATTGGCTTCCAAAATTGCTGCGATTGTACCATGTGGAACCAACTCAGATGAATTCAATGAAGAGATGTGGCTTAACTCTAAG GACCATAGATCGATTGCAAGGTTTATAGGGTATGCATTATGTGCAGCTGACGAGGCTCTTAGAGATGCAAATTGGATGCCGAGTGAGCAGGATGAGAAAGAAAGAACG GGTGTTTCCATAGGTGCTGGAACTGGCAGCGTCAGTGATATTTTGGATGCTTCAAGAATGATCTGTGATAAG CACCTCCGGCGACTCAGTCCATTTTTTATCCCGAGGATACTAATCAATATGGCTGCTGGTCATGTGAGCATAAAATATGGATTCCAG GGACCAAACCATGCTGCAGTGACAGCTTGTGCTACTGGGGCACATTCTATTGGAGATGCTGCAAGGATGATTCAATTTGGAGATGTTGATGTCATGGTTGCTGGGGGAACAGAATCTAGCATCGATGCTTTGTCGATAGCAGGATTCTGCAG GTCAAGGGCATTATCGACCAAGTACAATACTTCTCCTGAAGAAGCCTCGAGGCCTTTTGATTGTGCTCGTGATGGATTTGT TATAGGAGAAGGTTCTGGCATCCTGGTTTTGGAG GACCTGGAGCATGCGAAGAAGCGAGGAGCTAAAGTATATGCTGAAGTACGTGGTTATGGGATGTCAG GTGATGCACATCACATTACACAACCTCATGGGGAAGGCAGAGGTGCTTTTTTGGCCATGTCCCGTGCTTTGAAGCAG TCTGGCTTGACCCCTAACCAAGTGGACTACATCAATGCACATGCTACATCCACTCCTCTGG GTGACGCAGTGGAAGCCAAAGCCATCCTGTCCTTGTTTTGCAACCATGCGGCATCAGGTGCCTTGGCTTTGTCCTCCACCAAG GGTGCTACTGGACATCTCCTAGGAGCAGCTGGAGCTGTTGAAGCATTATTCTCAATATTATCCATACACCAT GGTATCGCTCCCTTGACACTTAATCTCACCAAACCTGATCCCATGTTTATTGGTGATTTTATGCCTTTGACTGCTTCAAAGAAGATGAACATAAAAGCTGCTCTGTCAAACTCCTTTGGCTTTGGTGGAACAAATTCCTCCCTTTTATTTGCTTCACTAGAATAG
- the LOC142548853 gene encoding 3-oxoacyl-[acyl-carrier-protein] synthase, mitochondrial isoform X8 codes for MILGLGMVTPLGCGVETTWKRLIEGECGIKAITIEDIKMNGFDRETQLHTFDQLASKIAAIVPCGTNSDEFNEEMWLNSKDHRSIARFIGYALCAADEALRDANWMPSEQDEKERTGVSIGAGTGSVSDILDASRMICDKHLRRLSPFFIPRILINMAAGHVSIKYGFQGPNHAAVTACATGAHSIGDAARMIQFGDVDVMVAGGTESSIDALSIAGFCRSRALSTKYNTSPEEASRPFDCARDGFVIGEGSGILVLEDLEHAKKRGAKVYAEVRGYGMSGDAHHITQPHGEGRGAFLAMSRALKQSGLTPNQVDYINAHATSTPLGDAVEAKAILSLFCNHAASGALALSSTKGATGHLLGAAGAVEALFSILSIHHGIAPLTLNLTKPDPMFIGDFMPLTASKKMNIKAALSNSFGFGGTNSSLLFASLE; via the exons ATGATTTTAGGTTTAGGAATGGTTACACCTTTGGGTTGTGGTGTGGAAACTACTTGGAAGCGATTAATAGAAGGAGAATGTGGAATTAAGGCAATAACAATTGAAGATATAAAGATGAATGGCTTTGACAGAGAGACACAATTGCATACCTTTGATCAATTGGCTTCCAAAATTGCTGCGATTGTACCATGTGGAACCAACTCAGATGAATTCAATGAAGAGATGTGGCTTAACTCTAAG GACCATAGATCGATTGCAAGGTTTATAGGGTATGCATTATGTGCAGCTGACGAGGCTCTTAGAGATGCAAATTGGATGCCGAGTGAGCAGGATGAGAAAGAAAGAACG GGTGTTTCCATAGGTGCTGGAACTGGCAGCGTCAGTGATATTTTGGATGCTTCAAGAATGATCTGTGATAAG CACCTCCGGCGACTCAGTCCATTTTTTATCCCGAGGATACTAATCAATATGGCTGCTGGTCATGTGAGCATAAAATATGGATTCCAG GGACCAAACCATGCTGCAGTGACAGCTTGTGCTACTGGGGCACATTCTATTGGAGATGCTGCAAGGATGATTCAATTTGGAGATGTTGATGTCATGGTTGCTGGGGGAACAGAATCTAGCATCGATGCTTTGTCGATAGCAGGATTCTGCAG GTCAAGGGCATTATCGACCAAGTACAATACTTCTCCTGAAGAAGCCTCGAGGCCTTTTGATTGTGCTCGTGATGGATTTGT TATAGGAGAAGGTTCTGGCATCCTGGTTTTGGAG GACCTGGAGCATGCGAAGAAGCGAGGAGCTAAAGTATATGCTGAAGTACGTGGTTATGGGATGTCAG GTGATGCACATCACATTACACAACCTCATGGGGAAGGCAGAGGTGCTTTTTTGGCCATGTCCCGTGCTTTGAAGCAG TCTGGCTTGACCCCTAACCAAGTGGACTACATCAATGCACATGCTACATCCACTCCTCTGG GTGACGCAGTGGAAGCCAAAGCCATCCTGTCCTTGTTTTGCAACCATGCGGCATCAGGTGCCTTGGCTTTGTCCTCCACCAAG GGTGCTACTGGACATCTCCTAGGAGCAGCTGGAGCTGTTGAAGCATTATTCTCAATATTATCCATACACCAT GGTATCGCTCCCTTGACACTTAATCTCACCAAACCTGATCCCATGTTTATTGGTGATTTTATGCCTTTGACTGCTTCAAAGAAGATGAACATAAAAGCTGCTCTGTCAAACTCCTTTGGCTTTGGTGGAACAAATTCCTCCCTTTTATTTGCTTCACTAGAATAG
- the LOC142548853 gene encoding 3-oxoacyl-[acyl-carrier-protein] synthase, mitochondrial isoform X7 yields the protein MALSRQNCNRLVGSVTQFRRLFSPSPFDPPPLLPLRRVVVICLGMVTPLGCGVETTWKRLIEGECGIKAITIEDIKMNGFDRETQLHTFDQLASKIAAIVPCGTNSDEFNEEMWLNSKDHRSIARFIGYALCAADEALRDANWMPSEQDEKERTGVSIGAGTGSVSDILDASRMICDKHLRRLSPFFIPRILINMAAGHVSIKYGFQGPNHAAVTACATGAHSIGDAARMIQFGDVDVMVAGGTESSIDALSIAGFCRSRALSTKYNTSPEEASRPFDCARDGFVIGEGSGILVLEDLEHAKKRGAKVYAEVRGYGMSGDAHHITQPHGEGRGAFLAMSRALKQSGLTPNQVDYINAHATSTPLGDAVEAKAILSLFCNHAASGALALSSTKGATGHLLGAAGAVEALFSILSIHHGIAPLTLNLTKPDPMFIGDFMPLTASKKMNIKAALSNSFGFGGTNSSLLFASLE from the exons GTTTAGGAATGGTTACACCTTTGGGTTGTGGTGTGGAAACTACTTGGAAGCGATTAATAGAAGGAGAATGTGGAATTAAGGCAATAACAATTGAAGATATAAAGATGAATGGCTTTGACAGAGAGACACAATTGCATACCTTTGATCAATTGGCTTCCAAAATTGCTGCGATTGTACCATGTGGAACCAACTCAGATGAATTCAATGAAGAGATGTGGCTTAACTCTAAG GACCATAGATCGATTGCAAGGTTTATAGGGTATGCATTATGTGCAGCTGACGAGGCTCTTAGAGATGCAAATTGGATGCCGAGTGAGCAGGATGAGAAAGAAAGAACG GGTGTTTCCATAGGTGCTGGAACTGGCAGCGTCAGTGATATTTTGGATGCTTCAAGAATGATCTGTGATAAG CACCTCCGGCGACTCAGTCCATTTTTTATCCCGAGGATACTAATCAATATGGCTGCTGGTCATGTGAGCATAAAATATGGATTCCAG GGACCAAACCATGCTGCAGTGACAGCTTGTGCTACTGGGGCACATTCTATTGGAGATGCTGCAAGGATGATTCAATTTGGAGATGTTGATGTCATGGTTGCTGGGGGAACAGAATCTAGCATCGATGCTTTGTCGATAGCAGGATTCTGCAG GTCAAGGGCATTATCGACCAAGTACAATACTTCTCCTGAAGAAGCCTCGAGGCCTTTTGATTGTGCTCGTGATGGATTTGT TATAGGAGAAGGTTCTGGCATCCTGGTTTTGGAG GACCTGGAGCATGCGAAGAAGCGAGGAGCTAAAGTATATGCTGAAGTACGTGGTTATGGGATGTCAG GTGATGCACATCACATTACACAACCTCATGGGGAAGGCAGAGGTGCTTTTTTGGCCATGTCCCGTGCTTTGAAGCAG TCTGGCTTGACCCCTAACCAAGTGGACTACATCAATGCACATGCTACATCCACTCCTCTGG GTGACGCAGTGGAAGCCAAAGCCATCCTGTCCTTGTTTTGCAACCATGCGGCATCAGGTGCCTTGGCTTTGTCCTCCACCAAG GGTGCTACTGGACATCTCCTAGGAGCAGCTGGAGCTGTTGAAGCATTATTCTCAATATTATCCATACACCAT GGTATCGCTCCCTTGACACTTAATCTCACCAAACCTGATCCCATGTTTATTGGTGATTTTATGCCTTTGACTGCTTCAAAGAAGATGAACATAAAAGCTGCTCTGTCAAACTCCTTTGGCTTTGGTGGAACAAATTCCTCCCTTTTATTTGCTTCACTAGAATAG